One Flavobacterium cerinum genomic window, TACGAAACATTAAAAAACCAAAAAAATGAGATGACGTCAAAAGAAATAATATATCGTACGATCTTAAACAATATCGACAGCGGTGTTTTAATTCTTGAAAAAGCGGAAAACGATTGGCGGATTTTTCTGATGAATGATTATTTTTCAAATCAGTTTACCGTTCCGAAAGTTTCAAAGTGGCATTATCTTAAAAAACAAATTCCGTCCTTTTGTTCGGCAATTGAACAGTTCGGATTTCAGGAAGTAAAAACATCGGTTCAAATCCGTATCAATTCCGATAATGATTATCAAACCTTCCGACTTCAAGCCGCATTAAGTAAGAGCTACGACACCGAATATTACATTATCTTTTTGGATTCGATTCAGAAAGTAATCGAGAAAAAAGAGAAAGAAGCCTGGATTAATCTGATGAAAGTGATCTCACACGAATTAATGAACTCATTAACTCCTATTCGTTCGCTTTCACAGAATTTACAGGAAATTGTAAGCCAGGAAAACCTGACGCAAGAAGATTTTGATGATATCCGCCTAAGTCTTTCTACTATAATCAACCGTAGTGATCATCTTCAGTTTTTTGTCGATAATTACCGAAAATTAGCGATGCTTCCATCCCCACAAAAAGAAAAAATATCGTTGGCATCACTTATAACATCCTGTATTGCCACCATGGCTCCGTTACTTAAAACGCATGGCATTACATTGTATAATAAAATCGACTTTGACCGTTGGCTATTGATCGATCAAAAACAAATGGAACAGGTCATTTTAAATCTGCTGACGAATAGTATGTATGCCCTTTCAGATGATACAACGGATCGAAAAGAAATAGAAATTTCGGCTTCAGTTGCTCATAATCGGGTTTTTATTACAATTGCTGATAGCGGCAGCGGCATCGAAAAAGAGATACAGGATAAAATATTCCTTCCGTTTTTTACAACCCGAATAGAGGGTGCCGGTATCGGACTAACGCTTTCCAAAAATATTGTTGAGGCTCACGGCGGTTATCTTAATTTTCAACGTGACAGTAGTCATACTACTTTTATAATCAGTTTGATTGAAGGAGAAAAATAAGTTTTTACAACATCACTTCCGGTT contains:
- a CDS encoding sensor histidine kinase encodes the protein MTKSLKLYTAFFIRLLLVLAIVISCFFLFQKQLYYSLFCGICLVGLLLLELFYFIKNAFLFYDKTISAILQNDFSASYSDAYKTGNYRKLHELYETLKNQKNEMTSKEIIYRTILNNIDSGVLILEKAENDWRIFLMNDYFSNQFTVPKVSKWHYLKKQIPSFCSAIEQFGFQEVKTSVQIRINSDNDYQTFRLQAALSKSYDTEYYIIFLDSIQKVIEKKEKEAWINLMKVISHELMNSLTPIRSLSQNLQEIVSQENLTQEDFDDIRLSLSTIINRSDHLQFFVDNYRKLAMLPSPQKEKISLASLITSCIATMAPLLKTHGITLYNKIDFDRWLLIDQKQMEQVILNLLTNSMYALSDDTTDRKEIEISASVAHNRVFITIADSGSGIEKEIQDKIFLPFFTTRIEGAGIGLTLSKNIVEAHGGYLNFQRDSSHTTFIISLIEGEK